The Toxotes jaculatrix isolate fToxJac2 chromosome 21, fToxJac2.pri, whole genome shotgun sequence genome includes a region encoding these proteins:
- the znf281b gene encoding zinc finger protein 281b isoform X2 produces the protein MSIIQDKLGNEFLRNGGMDPNFAPGMLMFSHLPPVTSFTRLASQSVMGELPQEMILKKERDSPPEHQGATAANTGGFLHSMGIKQERLSELDYRMPLYGGGGGVGVNCAGGGAGKSGTDMPDMSFGNHHQNHQNMLLHDLSLSNVRSLGEPMPGRPGKEPKESSGRRGRRNNGDGQGGKARRKRNDAAKAMMLDADGACLSPNSKPHICEHCNAAFRSSYHLRRHVLIHTGERPFRCSQCNMSFIQKYLLQRHEKIHSGEKPFSCDQCNMRFIQKYHMERHKRTHSGEKPYRCDTCQQFFSRTDRLLKHKRTCGEAIKKGLDPSMLELSEAELGQGSYSLTQGNSTTSGRKRAKSKNGEGGERKRKKNASASVAAASSSGGMARDLGLQDFSMEHPSGSGPAMQGRTPKLVFKKGGRKGLDKGLLSLEDSADGQKLLGQKPGSMDHVEASGLDNMGLLQGAGGNKQGPTTSSNYDDAMQFVKKRRYLHAVNSDYGAGSLHMATQGSSVIQGSLGPEPTLAMLDSSPLELKHDKSGIPDEVLQSLLEHYSHKPEGTHHHDVTFDLSDHPHHVDLQPAAPVTPELEDDSANGGDKTAVMSEYSKFLLQALERTSHSGPFPSLGPTGPFTLLSSSSSPTGPLFSDKHVYTTSPLDCGYPPAVSSPLPIAAPSSTSSSSSSKSHYGMLVGSPSQAGYHLSLESTSHQQLTPSQELTEQLEKQHSPGTFNLPPQDLTAPAEGSKGQQPKAGGSAAPTNGSSYPDLSPLNPPKETTYQIENFAQAFGSQFKSGRRTPLSYGSDPGAEVDHRIRTPVSEFSGYTSLLADVSEPVSTGSKTPTSQSFR, from the exons ATGAGTATTATCCAGGACAAATTAGGCAATGAATTTTTGCGCAACGGTGGCATGGACCCCAATTTTGCACCAGGTATGCTTATGTTCAGCCACCTGCCACCCGTTACCAGCTTTACACGGCTGGCTTCCCAGTCTGTTATGGGTGAGCTTCCCCAGGAGATGATCCTGAAGAAAGAACGTGACTCGCCCCCGGAACACCAGGGCGCCACTGCTGCGAACACAGGGGGCTTCCTCCATAGCATGGGCATTAAGCAGGAGCGGCTAAGTGAGCTGGATTACCGTATGCCCCTCTATGGTGGGGGTGGAGGAGTAGGGGTAAACTGTGCTGGAGGGGGCGCGGGGAAGAGTGGCACTGACATGCCGGACATGTCTTTCGGCAACCACCACCAAAATCACCAGAACATGCTCCTGCATGACCTCAGCCTCAGCAATGTTCGTTCCCTTGGAGAACCG ATGCCCGGAAGACCGGGTAAAGAGCCAAAAGAGTCATCAGGTAGAAGAGGGCGGAGGAACAATGGGGATGGGCAGGGAGGAAAAGCCAGAAGGAAACGCAACGATGCCGCAAAG GCCATGATGTTGGATGCAGATGGAGCCTGCCTGTCTCCCAACTCAAAACCACATATCTGTGAGCACTGTAATGCTGCCTTCCGCAGCTCCTACCACTTGCGCAGACATGTGCTCATACACACAG GTGAGAGGCCTTTCCGGTGCAGTCAGTGTAACATGAGCTTCATTCAGAAGTACCTGCTCCAGCGGCACGAGAAGATCCACAGTG GAGAGAAGCCTTTTAGCTGTGACCAGTGTAACATGAGGTTTATCCAGAAGTACCATATGGAGCGACACAAAAGGACACACAGTGGCGAGAAGCCATATCGCTGCGATACCTGCCAACAA TTTTTCTCAAGAACAGACCGGTTACTGAAGCACAAACGGACTTGTGGAGAAGCCATAAAGAAGGGCCTGGACCCAAGCATGCTGGAGCTCAGCGAAGCGGAGCTAGGCCAGGGCAGCTATTCACTCACTCAGGGAAACTCTACCACCTCCGGACGCAAGAGGGCCAAGTCCAAAAATGGCGAGGGCGGTGAgcggaagaggaagaagaatgcCTCAGCATCAGTGGCAGCAGCCTCATCCTCTGGGGGGATGgcccgtgacctgggcctgcAGGACTTCAGCATGGAGCACCCCTCAGGCTCTGGCCCCGCCATGCAGGGACGTACTCCCAAATTGGTCTTTAAAAAAGGTGGCCGCAAGGGCCTTGACAAAGGCCTCCTCTCTCTGGAAGACAGtgctgatggacaaaaactgtTGGGTCAGAAGCCTGGCTCCATGGATCATGTGGAGGCTTCTGGCCTTGACAACATGGGTCTACTCCAGGGAGCCGGAGGCAACAAGCAGGGGCCCACCACCAGCAGCAACTACGACGATGCAATGCAGTTTGTGAAAAAGCGGCGCTACCTCCATGCGGTTAACAGTGACTATGGAGCTGGCTCACTGCACATGGCAACCCAGGGCAGTAGTGTTATCCAGGGGTCCCTTGGGCCCGAGCCCACACTGGCCATGCTAGACTCGTCGCCTTTGGAACTCAAGCACGACAAGTCGGGCATTCCAGATGAGGTACTGCAAAGCCTGCTAGAACATTATAGCCATAAGCCAGAGGGGACACACCATCATGACGTAACTTTTGACCTGTCAGACCACCCACACCACGTTGACCTCCAACCAGCAGCCCCTGTTACCCCTGAGTTGGAGGATGACTCAGCCAACGGTGGTGATAAGACAGCAGTGATGAGCGAGTACTCAAAGTTCCTCCTGCAGGCCCTGGAGCGCACCAGCCATAGTGGACCCTTCCCAAGCCTTGGCCCAACAGGGCCTTTCACCCTCCTGTCCAGCAGCTCCAGTCCCACAGGGCCCCTGTTCTCTGACAAACACGTGTACACCACATCCCCGCTGGATTGTGGCTACCCGCCTGCTGTCTCCTCCCCACTGCCCATCGCCGCCCCTTCGtcaacctcctcctcatcctcctccaagTCCCACTATGGCATGCTTGTTGGCTCCCCCTCCCAGGCGGGTTACCACCTCAGCTTGGAATCTACCAGCCACCAGCAACTAACTCCATCTCAGGAGCTGACCGAGCAGTTGGAGAAGCAGCACTCCCCTGGCACCTTCAACCTACCTCCCCAGGACCTGACTGCCCCGGCAGAGGGTTCCAAGGGGCAGCAGCCCAAGGCTGGAGGGAGCGCTGCACCCACCAACGGCTCCAGCTACCCAGACCTGTCCCCACTGAATCCCCCTAAAGAAACCACGTACCAGATCGAGAACTTCGCCCAGGCCTTTGGCTCCCAGTTCAAGTCAGGGCGGCGGACCCCTCTGAGCTATGGCAGTGATCCTGGGGCAGAGGTCGACCACCGAATACGGACTCCAGTGTCAGAATTCTCAGGGTATACCAGTTTGTTAGCTGACGTCAGTGAGCCAGTGAGTACAGGATCAAAAACCCCGACAAGCCAAAGTTTCAGATAA
- the znf281b gene encoding zinc finger protein 281b isoform X1, with protein sequence MSIIQDKLGNEFLRNGGMDPNFAPGMLMFSHLPPVTSFTRLASQSVMGELPQEMILKKERDSPPEHQGATAANTGGFLHSMGIKQERLSELDYRMPLYGGGGGVGVNCAGGGAGKSGTDMPDMSFGNHHQNHQNMLLHDLSLSNVRSLGEPMPGRPGKEPKESSGRRGRRNNGDGQGGKARRKRNDAAKAMMLDADGACLSPNSKPHICEHCNAAFRSSYHLRRHVLIHTDRTGERPFRCSQCNMSFIQKYLLQRHEKIHSGEKPFSCDQCNMRFIQKYHMERHKRTHSGEKPYRCDTCQQFFSRTDRLLKHKRTCGEAIKKGLDPSMLELSEAELGQGSYSLTQGNSTTSGRKRAKSKNGEGGERKRKKNASASVAAASSSGGMARDLGLQDFSMEHPSGSGPAMQGRTPKLVFKKGGRKGLDKGLLSLEDSADGQKLLGQKPGSMDHVEASGLDNMGLLQGAGGNKQGPTTSSNYDDAMQFVKKRRYLHAVNSDYGAGSLHMATQGSSVIQGSLGPEPTLAMLDSSPLELKHDKSGIPDEVLQSLLEHYSHKPEGTHHHDVTFDLSDHPHHVDLQPAAPVTPELEDDSANGGDKTAVMSEYSKFLLQALERTSHSGPFPSLGPTGPFTLLSSSSSPTGPLFSDKHVYTTSPLDCGYPPAVSSPLPIAAPSSTSSSSSSKSHYGMLVGSPSQAGYHLSLESTSHQQLTPSQELTEQLEKQHSPGTFNLPPQDLTAPAEGSKGQQPKAGGSAAPTNGSSYPDLSPLNPPKETTYQIENFAQAFGSQFKSGRRTPLSYGSDPGAEVDHRIRTPVSEFSGYTSLLADVSEPVSTGSKTPTSQSFR encoded by the exons ATGAGTATTATCCAGGACAAATTAGGCAATGAATTTTTGCGCAACGGTGGCATGGACCCCAATTTTGCACCAGGTATGCTTATGTTCAGCCACCTGCCACCCGTTACCAGCTTTACACGGCTGGCTTCCCAGTCTGTTATGGGTGAGCTTCCCCAGGAGATGATCCTGAAGAAAGAACGTGACTCGCCCCCGGAACACCAGGGCGCCACTGCTGCGAACACAGGGGGCTTCCTCCATAGCATGGGCATTAAGCAGGAGCGGCTAAGTGAGCTGGATTACCGTATGCCCCTCTATGGTGGGGGTGGAGGAGTAGGGGTAAACTGTGCTGGAGGGGGCGCGGGGAAGAGTGGCACTGACATGCCGGACATGTCTTTCGGCAACCACCACCAAAATCACCAGAACATGCTCCTGCATGACCTCAGCCTCAGCAATGTTCGTTCCCTTGGAGAACCG ATGCCCGGAAGACCGGGTAAAGAGCCAAAAGAGTCATCAGGTAGAAGAGGGCGGAGGAACAATGGGGATGGGCAGGGAGGAAAAGCCAGAAGGAAACGCAACGATGCCGCAAAG GCCATGATGTTGGATGCAGATGGAGCCTGCCTGTCTCCCAACTCAAAACCACATATCTGTGAGCACTGTAATGCTGCCTTCCGCAGCTCCTACCACTTGCGCAGACATGTGCTCATACACACAG ATCGCACAGGTGAGAGGCCTTTCCGGTGCAGTCAGTGTAACATGAGCTTCATTCAGAAGTACCTGCTCCAGCGGCACGAGAAGATCCACAGTG GAGAGAAGCCTTTTAGCTGTGACCAGTGTAACATGAGGTTTATCCAGAAGTACCATATGGAGCGACACAAAAGGACACACAGTGGCGAGAAGCCATATCGCTGCGATACCTGCCAACAA TTTTTCTCAAGAACAGACCGGTTACTGAAGCACAAACGGACTTGTGGAGAAGCCATAAAGAAGGGCCTGGACCCAAGCATGCTGGAGCTCAGCGAAGCGGAGCTAGGCCAGGGCAGCTATTCACTCACTCAGGGAAACTCTACCACCTCCGGACGCAAGAGGGCCAAGTCCAAAAATGGCGAGGGCGGTGAgcggaagaggaagaagaatgcCTCAGCATCAGTGGCAGCAGCCTCATCCTCTGGGGGGATGgcccgtgacctgggcctgcAGGACTTCAGCATGGAGCACCCCTCAGGCTCTGGCCCCGCCATGCAGGGACGTACTCCCAAATTGGTCTTTAAAAAAGGTGGCCGCAAGGGCCTTGACAAAGGCCTCCTCTCTCTGGAAGACAGtgctgatggacaaaaactgtTGGGTCAGAAGCCTGGCTCCATGGATCATGTGGAGGCTTCTGGCCTTGACAACATGGGTCTACTCCAGGGAGCCGGAGGCAACAAGCAGGGGCCCACCACCAGCAGCAACTACGACGATGCAATGCAGTTTGTGAAAAAGCGGCGCTACCTCCATGCGGTTAACAGTGACTATGGAGCTGGCTCACTGCACATGGCAACCCAGGGCAGTAGTGTTATCCAGGGGTCCCTTGGGCCCGAGCCCACACTGGCCATGCTAGACTCGTCGCCTTTGGAACTCAAGCACGACAAGTCGGGCATTCCAGATGAGGTACTGCAAAGCCTGCTAGAACATTATAGCCATAAGCCAGAGGGGACACACCATCATGACGTAACTTTTGACCTGTCAGACCACCCACACCACGTTGACCTCCAACCAGCAGCCCCTGTTACCCCTGAGTTGGAGGATGACTCAGCCAACGGTGGTGATAAGACAGCAGTGATGAGCGAGTACTCAAAGTTCCTCCTGCAGGCCCTGGAGCGCACCAGCCATAGTGGACCCTTCCCAAGCCTTGGCCCAACAGGGCCTTTCACCCTCCTGTCCAGCAGCTCCAGTCCCACAGGGCCCCTGTTCTCTGACAAACACGTGTACACCACATCCCCGCTGGATTGTGGCTACCCGCCTGCTGTCTCCTCCCCACTGCCCATCGCCGCCCCTTCGtcaacctcctcctcatcctcctccaagTCCCACTATGGCATGCTTGTTGGCTCCCCCTCCCAGGCGGGTTACCACCTCAGCTTGGAATCTACCAGCCACCAGCAACTAACTCCATCTCAGGAGCTGACCGAGCAGTTGGAGAAGCAGCACTCCCCTGGCACCTTCAACCTACCTCCCCAGGACCTGACTGCCCCGGCAGAGGGTTCCAAGGGGCAGCAGCCCAAGGCTGGAGGGAGCGCTGCACCCACCAACGGCTCCAGCTACCCAGACCTGTCCCCACTGAATCCCCCTAAAGAAACCACGTACCAGATCGAGAACTTCGCCCAGGCCTTTGGCTCCCAGTTCAAGTCAGGGCGGCGGACCCCTCTGAGCTATGGCAGTGATCCTGGGGCAGAGGTCGACCACCGAATACGGACTCCAGTGTCAGAATTCTCAGGGTATACCAGTTTGTTAGCTGACGTCAGTGAGCCAGTGAGTACAGGATCAAAAACCCCGACAAGCCAAAGTTTCAGATAA